A genomic stretch from Kribbella amoyensis includes:
- a CDS encoding molybdopterin-dependent oxidoreductase, whose product MTATVRRTSCNLCEAICGVLVTVADGRVTDIRGDASDPLSRGHICPKAVALKDLQEDPDRLTRPVRRTADGWLELEWDEAYEYVVERLTAIQREHGKNAVGVYLGNPNVHSLGAMTHLPPTVKLLRTRNRFSATSVDQLPHMLACHLLYGHQLMVPVADIDRTGYLLVLGANPLASNGSMMTAPGFGRRLKEVRARGGKVVVVDPRRTETAAVADEHHFVRPGTDAAFLLALIHQVIADGDARPARYVDGLEAVAEAVRDWTPELAAEVTGIDAETVRRIAAEFAQAERAACYGRVGVSTQQFGAVCHWAIQVLNIITGNLDRPGGVMIPRPAVDTLRGIGKGHLGSWRSRVRGLPEFGGELPAAALAEEILTPGEGQIRAMVTVAGNPVLSLPTGGRLDEALGSLEFMVAVDPYINETTRHADVILPPTPPLERDHYDLAFHQLAVRNTARWNDAVLPRPAGSRHDWEIFRGLGLALLRRTPRSRRKLIATARLRLHPRRIVDAGLRVGPYRLSVAQLRKSAGGIDLGPLQPALPQALRTPERRIDLAQPLILADLPGVRATLFAPSNGDELLLIGRRHLRSNNSWMHNSARLVKGKPRHQLLMNPADLDRRELSDGQLVEVTSAAGSVVVEVAASNDMMPGVVSLPHGFGHGRPGARLSVANGVAGPSANDVTDAGRTDPVAGTAALNGVPVTVSSAPDPVPAAPSSP is encoded by the coding sequence GCGTGACCGACATCCGCGGGGATGCCTCCGACCCGTTGTCGCGCGGGCACATCTGCCCGAAGGCGGTCGCGCTGAAGGACCTGCAGGAGGATCCCGATCGGCTCACCCGGCCGGTCCGGCGGACCGCGGACGGCTGGCTCGAGCTGGAGTGGGACGAGGCGTACGAGTACGTCGTCGAGCGGCTGACCGCGATCCAGCGGGAGCACGGGAAGAATGCGGTCGGCGTGTACCTCGGCAACCCGAACGTGCACAGCCTGGGCGCGATGACGCACCTGCCGCCGACGGTCAAGCTGCTGCGGACCAGGAACAGGTTCAGCGCGACCTCGGTCGACCAGTTGCCGCACATGCTCGCCTGTCACCTGCTCTACGGGCACCAGTTGATGGTCCCCGTGGCCGACATCGACCGGACCGGGTACCTGCTCGTCCTCGGCGCGAACCCGCTCGCGTCCAACGGCAGCATGATGACGGCACCCGGCTTCGGCCGGCGGTTGAAGGAGGTCCGCGCGCGCGGCGGCAAGGTGGTCGTGGTCGATCCACGCCGGACCGAGACGGCGGCCGTCGCCGACGAGCACCACTTCGTCCGGCCGGGAACGGACGCCGCGTTCCTGCTGGCCCTGATCCACCAGGTGATCGCCGACGGCGACGCCCGGCCGGCGCGGTACGTCGACGGGCTCGAAGCCGTCGCCGAGGCGGTCCGGGACTGGACGCCGGAGCTGGCCGCGGAGGTGACCGGGATCGACGCCGAGACGGTCCGGCGGATCGCGGCCGAGTTCGCCCAGGCGGAGCGCGCCGCCTGTTACGGCCGGGTCGGGGTCTCCACCCAGCAGTTCGGGGCCGTCTGCCACTGGGCGATCCAGGTCCTCAACATCATCACCGGCAACCTCGATAGGCCCGGGGGCGTGATGATCCCGCGGCCCGCGGTCGACACCCTGCGCGGGATCGGCAAGGGCCACCTGGGGAGCTGGCGGAGCCGGGTGCGCGGGCTGCCCGAGTTCGGCGGGGAGCTGCCGGCCGCGGCGCTCGCGGAGGAGATCCTGACCCCCGGCGAGGGCCAGATCCGGGCGATGGTGACGGTCGCGGGCAACCCGGTGCTCTCGCTCCCGACCGGCGGCCGGCTGGACGAGGCCCTCGGCAGCTTGGAGTTCATGGTCGCCGTCGATCCGTACATCAACGAGACCACCCGGCACGCCGACGTGATCCTGCCACCGACCCCGCCACTCGAACGCGACCACTACGACCTCGCGTTCCACCAGCTCGCCGTCCGCAACACCGCCCGCTGGAACGACGCGGTCCTCCCCCGCCCGGCCGGATCCCGGCACGACTGGGAGATCTTCCGCGGCCTCGGCCTGGCCCTGCTCCGGCGTACTCCGCGCAGCCGGCGCAAGCTGATCGCGACCGCCCGGCTGCGGCTCCATCCTCGCCGGATCGTGGACGCCGGGCTGCGGGTCGGCCCGTACCGGCTGTCGGTGGCCCAGCTGCGGAAGTCGGCCGGCGGCATCGACCTCGGCCCGTTGCAGCCCGCACTCCCGCAGGCCCTGCGGACCCCGGAGCGCCGGATCGACCTGGCCCAGCCGTTGATCCTCGCCGACCTGCCCGGAGTCCGCGCGACTTTGTTTGCTCCCAGCAACGGTGACGAGCTGCTCCTGATCGGCCGGCGGCACCTGCGCAGCAACAACTCGTGGATGCACAACTCGGCCCGGCTGGTGAAGGGCAAGCCACGGCACCAGCTGCTGATGAACCCGGCCGACCTGGATCGGCGCGAACTGTCCGACGGCCAGCTCGTCGAGGTCACCTCGGCGGCCGGCTCGGTCGTCGTCGAAGTTGCCGCGAGCAACGACATGATGCCGGGCGTGGTCAGCCTGCCGCACGGTTTCGGGCACGGCCGGCCGGGCGCGCGGCTCTCGGTGGCGAACGGCGTCGCCGGGCCGAGCGCCAACGACGTCACCGACGCCGGCCGGACCGATCCGGTGGCCGGGACGGCCGCGCTGAACGGCGTCCCGGTGACCGTCAGTTCAGCGCCGGATCCGGTGCCGGCGGCCCCGAGCTCTCCCTGA